One Actinomycetota bacterium DNA segment encodes these proteins:
- a CDS encoding methylmalonyl-CoA mutase: MKNMADLEEIRRAYDEWRKMKEGWTERRESFRSDAGIPVKDLYTPLDVEGIDYLADIGFPGQPPYARGVYPTMYRGRLWTIRMFSGHGTPEETNQRWRMLYEEGETGFSAAVDSLTFAGVDPDQEVHGAAHEVGKEGVPLYSIRGVEAMVEDLPIDRMSVALVVEPLTSAAITSMYFNVAKQRGLRKEQLAGTTQNDILTMTIGYIPWGSLKPADLLKLACDLIEYCTAMGEAPRWNPINFTTYNYREGGIDAVQEIGMGLANAVAHIDELLRRGWKIDDFVHRLAFHLSAHRDFFEEIAKYRAARKLWYRLMKERYRPENPEAYRFRFHVQTAGCSLTAQQPMVNIVRTAYQALEAVLGGCQSLHTNSYDEAICLPSEEAVRLAVRTQEVLQEETGVANVIDPLAGSYYVESLTRELEERIWGYFQQIEEMGGVVEALNTGWLFGEMSKAFNKRRRDQESGEEKVIGVNCYVLEDEEPTPPFRTNPRAAEIERERLAKLRAERDNQKVSRLLDQLRRVCEARENVLPVVSELTAAGATLGEITGVYREMWGIWQLPFVA; encoded by the coding sequence ATGAAGAACATGGCCGACCTTGAGGAGATCAGGCGCGCTTACGATGAATGGCGGAAGATGAAGGAGGGATGGACGGAACGCCGGGAATCCTTCCGCAGCGACGCGGGCATCCCGGTGAAGGACCTCTACACCCCCCTGGACGTGGAGGGCATCGACTACCTCGCGGACATCGGGTTCCCCGGCCAGCCGCCCTACGCGCGCGGCGTTTACCCCACCATGTACCGGGGAAGGCTGTGGACCATACGCATGTTCTCCGGCCACGGAACGCCGGAGGAGACCAACCAGCGCTGGAGGATGCTCTACGAGGAGGGGGAGACGGGCTTTTCGGCGGCGGTGGACTCGCTCACCTTCGCCGGCGTGGATCCCGACCAGGAGGTGCACGGCGCGGCACACGAGGTGGGGAAGGAGGGGGTCCCGCTCTACTCCATCCGCGGCGTCGAGGCCATGGTGGAAGATCTTCCCATCGACAGGATGAGCGTCGCCCTGGTTGTCGAGCCCCTGACCTCGGCCGCCATCACCTCCATGTACTTCAACGTGGCCAAGCAGAGGGGGCTGCGCAAGGAGCAGCTGGCCGGCACCACGCAGAACGACATCCTCACCATGACCATAGGCTACATCCCCTGGGGTTCCCTTAAGCCGGCCGACCTGCTCAAGCTGGCCTGCGACCTCATCGAGTACTGCACGGCCATGGGAGAGGCGCCGCGCTGGAACCCCATCAACTTCACCACCTACAACTACCGCGAGGGAGGCATAGACGCCGTGCAGGAGATAGGCATGGGGCTGGCCAACGCGGTGGCACACATCGACGAGCTGCTGCGACGCGGCTGGAAGATAGACGATTTCGTGCACCGCCTGGCCTTCCACCTCTCCGCCCACCGCGACTTCTTCGAGGAGATAGCGAAGTACCGTGCGGCGCGCAAGCTGTGGTACCGCCTCATGAAGGAGCGCTACCGCCCGGAGAACCCCGAGGCCTACCGCTTCCGCTTCCACGTGCAGACGGCGGGTTGCTCCCTCACCGCCCAGCAGCCCATGGTGAACATAGTGCGCACCGCCTACCAGGCCCTCGAGGCGGTGCTGGGCGGCTGCCAGTCCCTGCACACCAACTCCTACGACGAGGCCATCTGCCTGCCCTCCGAGGAGGCGGTGCGCCTGGCGGTACGCACCCAGGAGGTGCTGCAGGAGGAGACGGGCGTGGCCAACGTCATCGATCCCCTGGCAGGCTCATATTACGTGGAGTCCCTCACCCGAGAGCTGGAGGAGCGCATCTGGGGTTACTTCCAGCAGATCGAGGAGATGGGGGGCGTGGTGGAGGCCCTCAACACCGGGTGGCTCTTCGGGGAGATGAGCAAGGCCTTCAACAAGCGGCGCCGCGACCAGGAGAGCGGCGAGGAGAAGGTCATCGGCGTAAACTGCTACGTGCTGGAGGACGAGGAGCCCACGCCGCCTTTCCGCACCAACCCGCGTGCCGCCGAGATCGAGAGGGAGCGCCTGGCGAAGCTGCGCGCCGAGAGGGACAACCAGAAGGTGAGCAGGCTGCTCGACCAGCTGCGCAGGGTGTGCGAGGCGCGCGAGAACGTGCTGCCGGTGGTCAGCGAGCTGACGGCGGCCGGCGCCACCCTGGGAGAGATCACCGGCGTGTACCGGGAGATGTGGGGCATCTGGCAGCTGCCCTTCGTGGCCTGA
- a CDS encoding cobalamin B12-binding domain-containing protein: MEKRIRVLLFKPGLDGHWRGIMTVSKALSEAGMETIFFGFKTVEGVVEAAIQEDVDVIGFSVHSGAHLEWARELVRELEEKGVRDDFLLLVGGVFPEEDHEELRRIGMDGVFGPGTVTGDIVAFIRERLGKVEVG; the protein is encoded by the coding sequence ATGGAGAAAAGGATACGCGTTCTGCTCTTCAAGCCGGGCCTCGACGGCCACTGGAGGGGGATAATGACCGTTTCCAAGGCCCTTTCCGAGGCGGGCATGGAGACCATCTTCTTCGGTTTCAAGACCGTGGAGGGAGTGGTGGAGGCGGCCATCCAGGAGGACGTCGACGTCATAGGGTTCTCCGTCCACTCCGGCGCCCACCTGGAATGGGCGCGGGAACTGGTACGGGAGCTGGAGGAGAAAGGGGTGAGAGACGATTTCCTCCTCCTGGTGGGCGGGGTCTTCCCCGAGGAGGACCACGAGGAGCTGCGCCGCATCGGCATGGACGGCGTCTTCGGCCCCGGGACGGTGACCGGGGACATCGTCGCCTTCATCAGGGAGAGGCTCGGCAAGGTGGAAGTGGGATAG
- a CDS encoding Zn-ribbon domain-containing OB-fold protein, translating to MEERPISDISFRKFLAEEKLMGSKCGKCGKLYVPPRHFCYECGSSQMEWHEMKGEGELAAYTCIFVCPAFMAEEGYGRKNPYCTGVVALSEGLRVVARIEGVDASKPESIKIGMPLKVTFLHRGEGDKAKTYLAFKPA from the coding sequence ATGGAGGAGAGGCCGATCAGCGACATCTCTTTCCGCAAGTTCCTCGCCGAGGAAAAGCTCATGGGGTCCAAGTGCGGCAAGTGCGGGAAGCTCTACGTGCCCCCCCGTCATTTCTGCTACGAGTGCGGCAGCTCGCAGATGGAGTGGCACGAGATGAAGGGCGAGGGAGAGCTCGCCGCCTATACCTGCATCTTCGTATGCCCCGCTTTCATGGCCGAGGAGGGGTACGGCAGGAAGAACCCCTACTGCACGGGCGTGGTGGCCCTCTCCGAGGGCCTGCGGGTGGTCGCCCGCATCGAGGGGGTGGACGCGAGCAAGCCCGAATCCATAAAGATCGGCATGCCCCTGAAGGTGACCTTCCTGCACCGCGGCGAGGGCGACAAGGCGAAGACCTACCTGGCCTTCAAGCCCGCTTAA
- a CDS encoding AMP-binding protein, producing MEKNFKCWPKGVFRNLNYPEVPVFEILRSSARRWPWRNAIIFGGMELTYQELDNLSDRFATALASLGVKKGDRVGIHLPNCPQFAIAYFGLLKAGAVFVPLSPLLAERELEFQLCDAGVETFVGLDLLFGTPQQVLPRTPVRSTVLVSLADCYPPVAAPAKLLQKQPLPEDVLDFSVLLAEHPAEPPRVEFDVREDLAHIAYTGGTTGTPKGVMITHYNVIVNCCQFALWFGGGDVDFHDGTFHVRRMEGDRPEDHPTREGREVSLIVVPWFHAMGVIGYLDMQLLGGTTLVVFPRFDPTEYLQAINKYRATGFGGAPQLFVQLVENPLFREIDMSDIRLVASGAAPIPLHLLESLQEKIPGVVCEAYGLSECTMGCAANPPNREGFRLGSVGLPMQDTEIKIVDPESGEKELPVGEIGEICIRGPQVMKGYWNRPEETAEVLRDGWLHTGDIGKFDEDGYLYIVDRKKDMLIYKGYNVYPRDLEEVINSHPAVAQSAVVGKYDERYGDVPVAFVELKPGAQAGEEELLQYANERLAKYKKIRLLRIVDALPASLAGKVLRRELREQAQSLEIQ from the coding sequence ATGGAGAAGAACTTCAAATGCTGGCCCAAGGGTGTCTTCCGGAACCTGAACTACCCGGAGGTACCCGTATTCGAGATCCTGCGCTCCTCGGCCCGGCGCTGGCCGTGGCGCAACGCCATCATCTTCGGTGGCATGGAGCTCACCTACCAGGAGCTGGACAACCTCTCCGACCGTTTCGCGACCGCCCTCGCCTCCCTGGGGGTGAAAAAGGGGGACCGGGTGGGCATCCACTTACCCAACTGTCCCCAGTTCGCCATCGCCTACTTCGGTCTCCTCAAGGCGGGTGCGGTGTTCGTGCCGCTGAGCCCCCTGCTGGCGGAACGCGAGCTGGAGTTCCAGCTGTGCGACGCGGGCGTGGAGACCTTCGTGGGGTTGGACCTCCTCTTCGGGACCCCGCAGCAGGTCCTACCCAGGACACCGGTGAGGAGCACCGTCCTGGTGAGCCTGGCCGACTGCTATCCTCCCGTCGCCGCGCCCGCCAAGCTCCTGCAGAAGCAGCCGCTCCCCGAGGACGTACTCGATTTTTCGGTTCTGCTCGCGGAGCACCCGGCGGAGCCTCCCCGGGTGGAATTCGACGTGCGCGAGGATCTGGCACACATCGCCTACACCGGAGGCACCACCGGCACCCCCAAGGGGGTGATGATCACCCACTACAACGTGATAGTCAACTGTTGCCAGTTCGCCCTGTGGTTCGGCGGAGGCGACGTCGACTTCCACGACGGCACATTTCACGTCAGGCGCATGGAGGGCGACCGTCCCGAGGACCATCCCACAAGGGAGGGCAGGGAGGTGTCCCTCATCGTGGTGCCCTGGTTCCACGCCATGGGCGTAATCGGCTACCTGGATATGCAGCTCCTTGGCGGCACCACCCTCGTTGTCTTCCCGCGCTTCGACCCCACGGAATACCTGCAGGCCATCAACAAGTACCGGGCCACCGGCTTCGGGGGAGCCCCCCAGCTTTTCGTGCAGCTGGTGGAGAACCCGCTTTTCCGGGAGATAGACATGTCGGATATCAGGCTGGTCGCCTCCGGTGCCGCCCCCATCCCCCTGCACCTCCTGGAGTCCCTGCAGGAAAAGATACCCGGGGTGGTATGTGAGGCTTACGGCCTCTCCGAGTGCACCATGGGCTGTGCCGCCAACCCGCCCAACCGCGAAGGCTTCAGGCTCGGCTCGGTCGGCCTCCCCATGCAGGACACGGAGATAAAGATCGTCGACCCCGAGAGCGGCGAGAAGGAGCTGCCGGTGGGGGAGATAGGGGAGATCTGTATCAGGGGACCCCAGGTGATGAAAGGCTACTGGAACCGCCCCGAGGAGACCGCCGAGGTGCTGCGCGACGGCTGGCTCCATACCGGCGATATAGGGAAGTTCGACGAGGACGGCTACCTCTACATCGTCGACCGCAAGAAGGACATGCTCATCTACAAGGGCTACAACGTCTACCCGCGCGACCTGGAGGAGGTCATCAACTCCCATCCCGCCGTCGCGCAGTCGGCGGTGGTGGGGAAGTACGACGAGCGTTACGGCGACGTGCCCGTCGCCTTCGTGGAGCTCAAGCCGGGTGCGCAGGCTGGTGAGGAGGAGCTCCTGCAGTACGCCAACGAGCGCCTCGCCAAGTACAAGAAGATACGCCTGCTGAGGATCGTGGATGCGCTGCCGGCCAGCCTGGCGGGGAAGGTCCTGCGTCGCGAGTTGCGGGAGCAGGCCCAGTCACTGGAGATCCAATAG
- a CDS encoding glycerophosphodiester phosphodiesterase, translated as MIILRRTNGRVEESEFLLVSHRGGRGFGPENTLQSLRQALDFGVEMVECDVRMSSDGVAVIHHGPFLGYHILGRLSLREIRERAPYVPTLREFLETAGDRCALNLEIKKCDPLVLAETLRETPPAYTPLITSFDVDFLAAFRETACPAEIGVLSQFDPAADRVLRMARRCGASVVLPVCFSVDGELVSRAHARGLRVITWTVNSAGNLEELLACGIDGVITDAYPELKAFLEENFGEGAPRSPVRARQNGSSRPGGPAAFRVGRWTLNP; from the coding sequence ATGATCATCCTGCGGCGCACGAACGGTAGGGTGGAGGAGAGCGAGTTCCTTCTGGTGAGCCATCGTGGCGGGCGCGGCTTCGGGCCGGAGAACACCCTGCAGTCCCTGCGGCAAGCCCTGGACTTCGGGGTGGAGATGGTGGAATGCGACGTGCGCATGTCGAGCGACGGCGTGGCGGTGATCCACCACGGTCCCTTCCTCGGCTACCACATCCTGGGGCGCCTTAGCCTGCGGGAGATAAGGGAGAGGGCCCCCTACGTGCCCACACTGCGGGAATTCCTGGAGACGGCGGGCGACAGGTGCGCCCTCAACCTCGAGATCAAGAAGTGCGACCCGCTTGTCCTGGCTGAAACCCTGCGCGAAACCCCCCCGGCGTACACGCCCCTCATCACGTCCTTCGACGTCGACTTTCTGGCCGCCTTCCGGGAAACCGCCTGCCCTGCGGAGATCGGTGTCCTAAGCCAGTTCGATCCCGCGGCGGACAGGGTGCTCCGCATGGCACGCCGTTGCGGGGCCTCCGTTGTGCTTCCCGTCTGTTTCAGCGTCGACGGCGAGCTCGTGAGCAGGGCGCACGCACGCGGCCTGAGGGTGATCACCTGGACGGTCAACTCCGCCGGGAACCTCGAGGAGCTCCTCGCATGCGGCATCGACGGGGTGATCACCGACGCTTATCCCGAGCTCAAGGCCTTCCTGGAAGAGAACTTCGGCGAAGGTGCGCCACGGTCCCCGGTTCGGGCACGACAAAATGGAAGCAGCCGACCGGGGGGGCCGGCTGCATTCCGGGTGGGGCGTTGGACTCTCAATCCGTAA
- a CDS encoding signal peptidase I, whose protein sequence is MRFVERSLSRLLELAVYCLVAMALLCNFLIIAQALFSPLNEVQGDSMEPTIRDSDAVLVAGVQPEGIKPGDVIIFPDPEDGAARIVHRVVSMQERDGELVAVTKGDGNTQVDPFVIPARKVQGKVRLVLPMGGAFLRFLGSPGGFVLCVLCPFLLLALFLTANYYKESRGDNKGILLRQVIRA, encoded by the coding sequence ATGCGGTTCGTGGAAAGGTCTCTGTCACGGCTGCTGGAGCTCGCCGTCTACTGCCTGGTGGCAATGGCGTTGTTGTGCAATTTCCTCATCATCGCTCAGGCGCTCTTCTCGCCCCTGAACGAGGTGCAGGGCGATTCCATGGAGCCCACCATCAGGGACAGCGATGCCGTCCTTGTGGCGGGCGTGCAACCAGAGGGTATCAAGCCCGGAGACGTGATCATCTTCCCGGATCCCGAGGATGGCGCGGCCCGTATCGTCCACCGCGTCGTCTCCATGCAGGAGCGTGACGGAGAGCTGGTTGCGGTCACCAAGGGGGACGGCAACACCCAGGTAGACCCCTTCGTCATACCGGCACGGAAGGTGCAGGGGAAGGTGCGCCTGGTGCTGCCAATGGGAGGGGCCTTCCTGCGTTTCCTGGGATCCCCTGGAGGTTTCGTGCTCTGCGTGCTCTGTCCCTTCCTGTTGCTGGCGCTTTTCCTGACCGCCAATTATTACAAGGAGTCCAGGGGCGACAACAAGGGCATCCTGTTGCGCCAGGTCATCCGCGCCTGA
- a CDS encoding DUF1858 domain-containing protein, whose amino-acid sequence MAITKYMTIQEVVEKNPETIRVFMEHGLHCVGCAVARFENIEQGALAHGIDVDALVKDLNAKVGEGAQEG is encoded by the coding sequence ATGGCCATCACCAAGTACATGACCATCCAGGAAGTGGTGGAGAAGAACCCCGAGACCATAAGGGTCTTCATGGAGCACGGGTTGCATTGCGTGGGATGCGCTGTGGCGCGTTTCGAGAACATAGAACAGGGCGCCCTGGCTCACGGCATCGACGTGGACGCCCTCGTAAAGGACCTCAACGCGAAGGTGGGGGAGGGCGCCCAGGAGGGATGA
- a CDS encoding helix-turn-helix domain-containing protein, which produces MTYRERVAMVSAALADPTRRQIMELLLDAGMPMSAREVAEAFGLHVNAARMHLEKLVKGGLLAVTRRRGERGGRPAHMYVVSDEDWELHLPPRSYRPLAAILASGLRQCGTDVMASLVEEARAYGRSEGARNASPLALLARGAKLDALVEAWKEDLARRGVSARLGGREDGSVEVTFLSCPFGGVVDVCRELVCEIHRGMEEGLLGLAGEWRIERAGEGCVFTARRRRPGRRAG; this is translated from the coding sequence TTGACTTACCGCGAGAGGGTGGCCATGGTGTCCGCGGCCCTCGCGGACCCGACGCGACGCCAGATCATGGAGCTGCTCCTCGACGCCGGGATGCCAATGTCGGCGCGCGAGGTGGCGGAGGCATTCGGCCTGCACGTCAACGCGGCGCGCATGCACCTGGAGAAGCTGGTCAAGGGGGGGCTTCTGGCGGTTACCCGCCGGCGCGGCGAAAGGGGGGGCCGCCCCGCCCACATGTACGTGGTTAGCGATGAGGACTGGGAACTGCACCTGCCCCCGCGCAGCTACAGGCCCCTGGCCGCCATACTCGCTTCCGGCTTGCGGCAATGCGGGACGGACGTGATGGCATCGCTGGTCGAGGAAGCGCGGGCTTACGGGCGATCGGAGGGAGCGCGCAACGCGTCGCCCCTTGCCCTGCTGGCGCGGGGAGCGAAGTTGGACGCGTTGGTGGAGGCCTGGAAGGAAGACCTTGCCCGCAGGGGGGTTTCGGCCCGGTTGGGCGGGAGGGAGGACGGGAGCGTGGAGGTCACCTTTCTCTCCTGTCCCTTCGGCGGTGTCGTGGACGTCTGTCGCGAGCTGGTGTGCGAGATACATCGTGGCATGGAGGAGGGCCTGCTCGGCCTGGCCGGGGAATGGCGTATAGAGCGCGCGGGGGAAGGCTGCGTGTTCACCGCCCGCAGAAGAAGGCCGGGGCGGCGCGCGGGTTGA
- a CDS encoding septal ring lytic transglycosylase RlpA family protein, translating into MRARRERIAASLDLQALDSRIASLQAKLDEINARLRVLAAGRQAKPTGSTSPPATTWSVPPPGKLLDRVPTPPPLSDFERTGLVYAGYTTSYGAEFHGSPTASGVIFNMYDYTCAHRTLPFGTWLLVTFRDRQVIVQVNDRGPFVPGRVLDLSEGAARHIGLSGVQWTEFEVLVPRGG; encoded by the coding sequence ATGCGCGCCAGGAGGGAGAGAATAGCCGCGTCCCTCGACCTCCAGGCCCTTGACTCGCGTATAGCTTCCCTGCAGGCAAAGCTGGACGAGATAAACGCCCGCCTGCGCGTACTGGCAGCGGGGCGACAGGCAAAGCCGACCGGCTCCACCTCGCCGCCCGCCACCACCTGGTCCGTGCCCCCTCCCGGTAAGCTCCTGGACAGGGTGCCGACCCCTCCGCCACTCTCGGACTTCGAACGCACCGGGTTGGTCTATGCGGGTTACACGACATCCTACGGGGCCGAATTCCACGGGAGCCCCACGGCAAGCGGCGTGATCTTCAACATGTACGATTACACCTGCGCCCACCGCACGCTGCCTTTCGGGACCTGGCTCCTGGTAACCTTCAGGGACAGGCAGGTGATCGTGCAGGTGAACGACAGGGGGCCATTCGTCCCGGGCAGGGTCCTCGACCTTTCCGAAGGGGCGGCACGGCACATAGGGCTGAGCGGCGTGCAGTGGACGGAGTTCGAGGTTCTCGTCCCCAGGGGCGGCTGA
- a CDS encoding potassium channel protein: MDRLKALEKAAILLVAITILGTVGYMIIEHQNFLNALYMVIITITTIGYGETFTLGTGGEIFTIFLIIGGVGTVGYTLVSAVEFMIENSLTGIMGRRKMRKDIENLIGHYILCGYGRVGQHIAEDLEDADASFVIIEKDPAVAEKALEKGYLVIKADATKEESLREAGIDKAKGLVTALSSDAENLYITLTARELCPHLFIVSRCDVEESESKLRRAGADRVISPHSIGGRRMAAMLLKPMVWDYLDLVTKGQYIQFNIENLEWRIDDVEIQPNSYLDGKTIEEAKIYSASGALVLAVKKRGLNFDTKPAKDTRLDAGDCIIAIGTVEQLAKLEEIATSKAWLQGGRYT, from the coding sequence TTGGACCGGTTAAAGGCCCTGGAGAAAGCGGCGATACTGCTGGTGGCAATCACCATCCTCGGCACCGTGGGGTACATGATCATCGAGCACCAGAACTTCCTCAACGCACTCTACATGGTGATCATAACCATCACCACCATCGGCTACGGCGAGACCTTCACCCTGGGAACGGGGGGAGAGATATTCACCATCTTCCTCATCATCGGCGGGGTGGGCACCGTGGGCTACACCCTGGTCAGTGCGGTAGAATTCATGATAGAGAACAGCCTGACGGGAATCATGGGAAGGAGAAAGATGCGCAAGGACATCGAGAACCTGATCGGGCACTACATCCTTTGCGGTTACGGAAGGGTGGGCCAGCACATAGCGGAAGACCTGGAGGACGCGGACGCAAGCTTCGTGATCATAGAGAAGGACCCCGCGGTGGCGGAGAAAGCTCTGGAAAAGGGATACCTGGTGATAAAGGCGGACGCAACCAAGGAGGAATCGCTGCGGGAAGCGGGGATCGACAAGGCCAAGGGCCTGGTAACCGCCCTCTCCAGCGATGCCGAGAACCTCTACATAACCCTCACCGCCAGGGAGCTGTGCCCCCACCTCTTCATAGTAAGCCGCTGCGACGTGGAGGAGTCCGAGTCCAAGCTGCGGCGCGCGGGCGCCGACAGGGTCATCTCGCCGCACTCCATCGGCGGGAGGCGCATGGCGGCCATGCTCCTCAAGCCCATGGTCTGGGACTACCTCGACCTGGTGACCAAGGGCCAGTATATCCAGTTCAACATAGAAAACCTCGAGTGGCGTATCGACGACGTCGAGATCCAGCCCAATTCCTACCTGGACGGCAAGACCATCGAGGAGGCCAAGATATACTCCGCCTCGGGCGCCCTCGTCCTGGCGGTGAAGAAAAGGGGCTTGAACTTCGACACCAAGCCCGCCAAGGATACCCGCCTCGACGCCGGAGACTGCATCATCGCCATCGGGACCGTGGAGCAGCTGGCAAAACTGGAGGAGATCGCCACTTCGAAGGCCTGGCTGCAAGGAGGGCGTTATACCTGA
- a CDS encoding bifunctional nuclease family protein, which produces MVELTLIGVRVELPANQPIVLLKERKGDRYLPIWIGAFEATAIAFALQGIETARPMTHDLMKNILDELGITMKEVVISDLREGTFYADINLVYEGKPFKIDARPSDAIALAVRTGVSIYSDEHVLNEASVFIQTDEEEEIERFRDFLKDVKPEDFF; this is translated from the coding sequence ATGGTGGAGCTGACACTGATAGGGGTAAGGGTTGAGCTGCCGGCGAACCAACCCATAGTGCTCCTCAAGGAAAGGAAAGGCGACCGCTACCTTCCCATATGGATAGGGGCCTTCGAGGCCACAGCCATCGCTTTCGCCCTCCAGGGCATCGAGACCGCGCGTCCCATGACACATGACCTCATGAAGAACATCCTTGACGAGCTGGGCATCACCATGAAGGAAGTGGTCATCTCCGACCTGAGGGAGGGCACCTTCTACGCCGACATCAACCTCGTATACGAGGGGAAGCCCTTCAAGATCGATGCGCGCCCCAGCGACGCCATAGCCCTGGCGGTGCGTACCGGCGTGTCCATATACTCGGACGAGCACGTGCTGAACGAGGCCAGCGTCTTCATCCAGACCGACGAGGAAGAGGAGATCGAGCGCTTCCGGGACTTCCTGAAGGACGTCAAGCCCGAGGACTTCTTCTAG
- the hpt gene encoding hypoxanthine phosphoribosyltransferase: MQVPLDRVLFSEEEIASRVRELGERITRDYRSLRGPGAELVLVNVLKGGFVFLADLVRCLDLDVVVDFLAITSYGGREGSVGGVRFVKDLSESIYRRDVLVVEDIVDTGLTLGFILRNLASRQPASLRVCTFLDRSSSRIVPLEVDYRCFEVGGEFVVGYGLDYGQKWRNLKYVCTLRAAELA, encoded by the coding sequence ATGCAGGTTCCGCTGGATAGGGTATTGTTCAGCGAGGAGGAGATCGCCTCCCGCGTGCGAGAGCTGGGAGAGCGCATAACGCGCGACTACCGCTCGCTGCGCGGGCCCGGCGCGGAGCTGGTGCTGGTGAACGTCCTCAAGGGGGGCTTCGTCTTCCTTGCCGATCTCGTGCGCTGCCTCGATCTTGATGTCGTCGTGGACTTCCTCGCCATCACCAGCTACGGGGGAAGGGAGGGCTCCGTCGGGGGGGTACGCTTCGTGAAGGACCTCAGCGAGAGCATCTACCGGCGCGACGTGCTGGTGGTGGAGGACATCGTCGACACCGGGTTGACCCTCGGCTTCATCCTCCGCAACCTAGCCTCCCGCCAGCCGGCCAGCCTCAGGGTGTGTACCTTCCTGGACCGCTCGAGCAGCCGCATCGTGCCCCTCGAGGTCGATTACCGCTGCTTCGAGGTGGGCGGGGAGTTCGTCGTGGGGTACGGCCTCGACTACGGGCAGAAATGGAGGAACCTGAAGTATGTGTGCACCCTGCGTGCGGCTGAGCTCGCCTGA